Proteins encoded in a region of the Candidatus Poribacteria bacterium genome:
- the pyrR gene encoding bifunctional pyr operon transcriptional regulator/uracil phosphoribosyltransferase PyrR, translating into MPITVSLGREKAQVMNPEEIRRALLRIAHEILEQNHKHIGDLVFVGVKSRGDFIAHRIAENLERIENIEVDVGAIDVTLYRDDINLHETQIQVSNTELPFEITGKWVILVDEVLYTGRTVRAAMDALMDFGRPAAIQLATLIDRGHRELPIAADYVGKNVPTSRKEFVRVQLAEEGGIDSAIIYEREAE; encoded by the coding sequence ATGCCAATAACAGTTTCGCTGGGGCGTGAAAAAGCACAAGTGATGAATCCTGAAGAAATTCGCCGAGCGCTGCTCAGAATCGCTCACGAAATTTTAGAGCAAAACCATAAACACATCGGGGATCTTGTATTTGTCGGCGTAAAAAGTCGAGGGGACTTCATTGCACACCGCATTGCTGAAAACCTTGAACGCATCGAAAATATTGAAGTTGATGTCGGGGCGATTGATGTCACGCTCTATCGAGACGATATTAATCTCCATGAGACACAGATCCAGGTCAGCAATACCGAACTTCCTTTTGAAATTACCGGTAAATGGGTCATTTTAGTAGACGAGGTGCTCTATACAGGGCGAACCGTTCGCGCCGCAATGGACGCACTTATGGATTTCGGTCGTCCAGCTGCAATCCAATTGGCTACTCTAATCGATAGGGGACATCGGGAATTGCCAATCGCTGCAGATTACGTTGGGAAAAATGTACCGACTTCCCGAAAAGAATTCGTTCGGGTACAACTTGCTGAAGAAGGTGGAATAGACTCAGCCATCATTTATGAAAGGGAAGCGGAATGA
- a CDS encoding dihydroorotase: MSDAFITNGRIIDPANNIDEVGALFIADGKIAWVNGNGKPPEPQTADVYNATGLVVAPGLIDMHVHLREPGFEHKETIATGTAAAAAGGFTSVVCMANTSPVIDTPEKIEQIYDIAHETAETNVFPFGSITKNLAGDELTDMRGMHAAGAVGFSDDGVTVMNAALMRDALALSAEIGFPIMVHCEEHNLNAKAVMNLGETSRKLGLIGSPNAAEDIIVGRDIMLAEMTGGHLHVLHVSTAGAVELIRQGKRRGVHVTAEACPHHWVLTDKEVEKQGTNARMHPPLRTQNDIDAIIKGLRDGTIDAIATDHAPHTPEEKARGMLDAPNGIIGLETCVPLVFTHLVRPGYLTVTEAIAKMTSIPATILGIDRGTLSVGSVGDVTMIDTDLVNQVDVTKSRSKSQNTPFAGWELRGWQTITLRSGVAIGKSLL, translated from the coding sequence ATGAGCGACGCGTTTATTACTAACGGACGTATTATTGATCCTGCGAATAATATTGATGAGGTCGGTGCTCTCTTCATTGCCGACGGTAAAATTGCCTGGGTCAATGGTAACGGGAAACCCCCTGAACCGCAGACGGCTGATGTGTATAATGCAACGGGGCTCGTTGTTGCCCCGGGTTTAATTGATATGCATGTCCATCTCCGTGAACCCGGGTTTGAGCATAAAGAGACGATTGCTACTGGTACGGCGGCAGCAGCCGCGGGCGGATTTACTTCGGTTGTCTGCATGGCAAACACATCACCAGTCATAGACACGCCTGAGAAGATTGAGCAAATTTACGACATCGCACACGAGACTGCAGAGACAAACGTATTTCCTTTCGGTAGTATCACCAAAAATCTTGCGGGTGATGAACTCACGGATATGCGCGGGATGCATGCTGCTGGTGCGGTTGGCTTCAGTGATGATGGCGTTACTGTCATGAATGCCGCACTCATGCGCGATGCGCTCGCCTTGAGTGCGGAAATCGGTTTTCCAATCATGGTTCACTGTGAGGAGCACAATCTCAACGCAAAAGCAGTGATGAATTTGGGAGAGACTTCTCGCAAACTCGGCCTTATCGGCAGCCCGAATGCTGCGGAGGACATCATCGTTGGGCGCGACATCATGTTGGCGGAAATGACAGGAGGCCACCTCCACGTGCTTCACGTCAGCACTGCCGGAGCCGTTGAGTTAATACGCCAAGGGAAACGACGGGGTGTTCATGTAACTGCTGAGGCGTGCCCGCATCACTGGGTTCTTACGGATAAAGAAGTGGAAAAGCAGGGAACGAATGCAAGAATGCATCCGCCCCTACGCACGCAAAACGATATTGACGCAATTATCAAAGGTTTACGTGATGGCACGATTGACGCAATCGCTACTGACCATGCGCCACACACGCCAGAAGAAAAAGCGCGAGGAATGCTTGATGCCCCAAACGGAATTATCGGTTTGGAGACATGTGTACCACTTGTGTTTACACACCTCGTCCGACCAGGATATCTCACGGTCACAGAGGCGATTGCGAAAATGACATCTATTCCAGCAACCATACTCGGTATTGATCGTGGGACCCTCTCTGTCGGATCAGTTGGAGATGTCACTATGATTGATACGGATTTAGTTAATCAGGTTGACGTGACAAAATCTCGCTCAAAAAGTCAAAACACCCCTTTCGCAGGCTGGGAGCTTAGAGGGTGGCAGACAATTACACTCCGAAGTGGAGTCGCGATTGGGAAATCGCTCTTATAG
- the carA gene encoding glutamine-hydrolyzing carbamoyl-phosphate synthase small subunit, with protein sequence MKAILALADGTVFEGEQFGATGETLGEVVFNTSMTGYQEVLTDPSYKGQIVTMTYPLIGNYGCNETDVESVGPQVEGFVVREYSAYHSNWRSKWSLDSYLSEHGIIGIQGIDTRALTRRLRVHGVMNGCLSTEDPNPEHLVEKAKAWHGLVGWDLVQRVTCPSSYAWQKSCQLQEGSVTSTNTSLTENRKLKTENYKVVALDFGIKYNILRQLTEHGCQVQVVPAKTTAEEILAAEPDGVFLSNGPGDPMPVDYAIETIQGLIGKKPLFGICLGHQLLGLALGGKTFKLKFGHRGANQPVKHLETDRVEITSQNHGFCVDIDSLPNSVDVTHINLNDDTLEGIQHREYPIFSVQYHPEASPGPHDASYLFSRFTEMMDGKSH encoded by the coding sequence ATGAAAGCGATTCTCGCGTTAGCGGACGGAACAGTTTTTGAAGGCGAGCAATTTGGGGCGACGGGTGAAACCCTCGGCGAGGTTGTCTTTAATACAAGTATGACGGGTTATCAGGAAGTTTTGACCGATCCCTCTTACAAAGGACAGATCGTGACGATGACATATCCGTTGATTGGCAATTACGGTTGTAACGAAACAGACGTGGAATCTGTCGGTCCGCAGGTGGAAGGGTTTGTTGTTCGTGAATACAGCGCGTACCATAGCAATTGGCGTTCAAAATGGAGTTTAGATTCCTACTTATCAGAGCACGGTATTATTGGGATCCAAGGGATCGATACTCGTGCACTCACCCGTCGCCTCCGGGTTCATGGGGTAATGAATGGATGTCTCTCTACGGAAGATCCAAACCCTGAGCATCTTGTAGAGAAAGCTAAAGCGTGGCACGGCTTAGTAGGTTGGGACTTGGTACAGCGCGTAACATGTCCCAGTTCGTACGCATGGCAGAAGAGTTGTCAGTTACAAGAGGGGTCTGTAACTTCCACAAATACCTCTTTAACCGAAAACCGAAAACTGAAAACCGAAAACTATAAAGTCGTTGCTCTCGATTTTGGGATAAAATATAACATTTTGCGTCAACTCACCGAACACGGATGTCAGGTGCAAGTGGTACCAGCAAAAACGACTGCTGAAGAGATTCTCGCAGCGGAACCGGATGGTGTGTTCCTATCGAACGGCCCGGGCGATCCAATGCCAGTTGACTATGCAATTGAGACAATCCAAGGATTAATAGGCAAAAAACCTCTTTTCGGTATCTGTCTGGGGCATCAACTTTTGGGACTTGCCCTTGGTGGAAAAACGTTCAAACTGAAGTTTGGACATCGCGGTGCGAATCAACCCGTCAAACATCTCGAGACCGATCGGGTTGAAATCACCTCGCAAAACCACGGGTTCTGCGTTGATATTGATTCACTACCAAATAGCGTTGACGTTACACATATCAATCTAAATGATGACACACTTGAAGGGATACAGCATCGGGAGTATCCCATTTTTTCTGTCCAGTATCATCCGGAGGCATCGCCCGGTCCGCATGATGCAAGTTATCTCTTTTCACGTTTTACAGAAATGATGGACGGAAAGAGTCATTAG